From Leptospira fainei serovar Hurstbridge str. BUT 6, the proteins below share one genomic window:
- a CDS encoding LPS-assembly protein LptD has product MGMRLWIRTFVLLLFLPMVSWAQGVDTSRLPQTSDSTASGEDDSSKSVIKTRNKLLSKSIESLTEREVDEQLENLGLSREGSIYTKRQRLKASLEEKDMNAPENLQIPQGPKKEPPMVIENAAEGELLRVDKTKNGVLVLRGRVRIKLRSGHLEAETISVDSDRQEIYAEGGIRYDDGRAKVEGDKFIYDYKLDKGVVYRTKGTLAPAYFFGEKFKKLDDKRYMLEMGYFTACNAEKPHYSFEVNKVVIYEDRTAFSTNVKLKIGGTTVFWLPAFYTNNLGNGWMTQMGKNNTQGLFMQNSYQWSTIPTWVLAPMGYKLRADFYEKTGQAVQLEMWKQSGALNYLIDLGYANHKEYQITSGFQDRFNISTTAVTNEVDRGTNWAGYPDVGKKSEPWLKGRVFLNSKMNNTEKDVTRNFSIQYENFTNRLFEYEYGNRYQPSNSLQSLYTYRDVRFGYVRNNLEWKADYTENRGDLSVNVNMKRNMLFYNLAPQTKSGYFPTVDVLPSVTIKNNSEIGRLPYFETPVYWDTYLTSTLLRFYGAPVRQNLKIPTPDGNFQDPNGDYKENLLRTQTFIQGETGFRTSMNFGSYVSLAPNVYYGAKKQSAALPSNNQTSQTTFTALERSLARDSYQYIRTNTNLRIGAPVFFFNTTYRKLEAEKPDLQDPVLMRNRQHELELSLESYALENFEISLKTVRDLRNFSSGYQPQPTSQERWYYTVFRFAGYFDFLEGVSRRKRSLLERKRSFYTGLFFNNDFVYHTPLHRPLSNNLTVSYKLGGFRLPFLRYIREFEAGGTWYHVYYAEMIDSYRFFIKANIDITRELGFEAELDSRVTEPWRYTNQTDNYYYQRYIVSQDPTAPFTSMNMNSTSIGQDLVNGTGINGTQAQRNTALNINRVMGVLKYNLHTMNFKLGVSSDLRSVPGGTNAASQVTFYDQSIFFSISLTDLTIGTEDTSQLTRMRIYRFRKRPLRAGYLDGVDSE; this is encoded by the coding sequence ATTGGAATGCGTCTCTGGATCCGCACCTTTGTTCTGCTGCTTTTTCTACCCATGGTTTCCTGGGCCCAGGGAGTGGACACGTCGCGCCTTCCTCAAACGTCAGATTCCACTGCATCCGGCGAAGATGATTCCTCAAAATCAGTAATTAAGACCCGCAATAAGCTTTTATCTAAATCGATCGAATCCCTGACCGAACGGGAAGTCGATGAACAATTGGAGAATCTAGGGTTGTCCCGAGAAGGTTCTATCTATACGAAAAGACAGAGACTCAAAGCTTCTCTGGAAGAGAAGGATATGAACGCCCCGGAGAACCTGCAGATTCCTCAAGGCCCTAAAAAAGAGCCTCCGATGGTTATCGAGAATGCGGCCGAAGGTGAATTATTACGAGTCGATAAAACGAAGAACGGAGTTCTAGTTCTGCGGGGAAGAGTTCGGATCAAACTTCGTAGCGGTCATCTCGAGGCGGAGACTATTTCGGTCGACTCGGATCGGCAGGAGATATATGCGGAAGGCGGAATCCGATACGATGACGGCAGGGCGAAAGTCGAAGGCGATAAGTTTATCTACGATTATAAACTGGATAAGGGAGTCGTTTATCGAACGAAAGGAACTCTCGCGCCCGCATACTTCTTCGGGGAAAAATTCAAGAAATTAGACGACAAACGATACATGCTCGAGATGGGGTATTTCACCGCCTGTAATGCGGAAAAACCTCACTATTCTTTCGAGGTTAACAAAGTCGTTATCTACGAAGATAGAACCGCTTTTTCGACAAACGTCAAACTTAAGATAGGCGGTACGACCGTTTTTTGGCTTCCGGCTTTCTACACGAATAATCTTGGCAACGGCTGGATGACTCAAATGGGAAAGAATAATACCCAGGGTCTGTTCATGCAGAATTCCTATCAGTGGTCCACGATTCCGACCTGGGTTTTGGCGCCGATGGGTTATAAACTTCGCGCTGATTTTTACGAAAAGACCGGTCAAGCGGTTCAGCTGGAAATGTGGAAGCAGAGCGGAGCGCTAAACTATTTAATAGACCTCGGTTATGCGAATCACAAAGAATATCAGATCACTTCAGGGTTCCAGGATCGCTTTAATATAAGTACGACCGCCGTTACGAACGAGGTGGATCGGGGAACGAATTGGGCAGGATATCCTGACGTAGGAAAGAAAAGCGAACCTTGGTTGAAGGGTAGAGTTTTTCTGAATTCGAAGATGAATAATACGGAGAAGGACGTAACTAGAAATTTCTCCATTCAATATGAGAATTTTACAAATCGCTTATTCGAGTACGAATACGGAAACCGTTATCAGCCGAGCAATAGTTTACAATCGTTATATACGTATCGCGACGTTCGATTCGGATATGTTCGCAACAACTTAGAATGGAAAGCCGATTATACCGAAAATCGCGGGGATTTATCCGTTAACGTAAATATGAAGAGGAATATGCTCTTCTATAATCTCGCTCCTCAAACGAAATCCGGTTATTTTCCCACCGTTGACGTTTTACCTTCGGTTACGATCAAGAATAATTCCGAGATAGGAAGACTTCCTTATTTCGAGACGCCGGTTTATTGGGATACATATTTAACAAGCACCTTACTTCGCTTTTACGGCGCTCCGGTCCGGCAAAATTTAAAGATTCCGACTCCCGATGGAAATTTTCAGGATCCTAACGGAGACTATAAGGAGAATCTATTAAGGACCCAAACATTCATTCAGGGAGAAACCGGCTTTCGAACATCCATGAATTTCGGGAGTTACGTTTCTTTGGCGCCGAACGTGTACTACGGAGCTAAAAAGCAATCCGCGGCATTGCCGTCCAATAACCAGACTTCGCAAACGACGTTTACGGCTTTAGAGAGAAGCTTAGCCCGAGATAGTTACCAGTACATTCGTACGAACACCAATTTACGTATAGGCGCTCCGGTATTCTTTTTCAACACGACCTATCGCAAATTGGAAGCGGAAAAGCCGGATTTACAGGACCCGGTATTAATGAGGAATCGCCAGCACGAACTCGAACTTTCCTTGGAAAGCTATGCTCTGGAGAATTTTGAAATTTCTCTTAAAACCGTACGGGATCTTCGTAATTTTTCCTCCGGATACCAACCGCAACCTACGAGCCAGGAAAGATGGTATTATACCGTGTTCAGATTCGCCGGATATTTCGATTTTCTGGAAGGGGTCAGCCGCAGGAAACGGAGTTTGCTCGAGAGAAAACGGAGTTTTTATACGGGGCTTTTCTTTAATAACGACTTCGTTTATCATACACCGTTACACCGACCTCTTTCGAATAACCTTACCGTTTCCTATAAATTAGGCGGATTTCGTCTTCCGTTTTTGCGCTATATCCGGGAATTTGAGGCAGGCGGCACTTGGTATCACGTATATTATGCGGAGATGATCGACAGTTATAGATTTTTCATAAAGGCTAATATAGACATTACCAGAGAATTGGGATTCGAAGCCGAATTGGATTCTCGGGTAACGGAACCTTGGAGATATACGAATCAAACAGATAACTACTATTACCAACGATATATAGTCAGTCAGGATCCGACGGCCCCGTTTACATCAATGAATATGAATTCAACGAGTATCGGTCAAGACCTAGTGAACGGAACAGGAATCAATGGGACACAGGCTCAAAGAAATACGGCTCTGAATATAAATCGAGTAATGGGAGTCTTGAAATATAATTTGCATACGATGAATTTCAAACTCGGGGTAAGCAGCGATTTGCGTTCGGTTCCGGGAGGAACTAACGCCGCCAGCCAGGTCACTTTTTACGACCAATCCATCTTCTTTTCCATTTCCTTGACGGACCTGACGATCGGCACGGAAGATACGTCTCAGTTGACAAGAATGCGAATTTACAGGTTCAGAAAACGACCTTTAAGAGCCGGCTATTTGGACGGGGTCGATTCAGAGTAA
- a CDS encoding undecaprenyl-phosphate glucose phosphotransferase — protein MLKERSQTFKLLFVFLDVIFSLGSCLFAFVLRFYFLDPTGSDRAYVETESYVILSLLLSLSQVLVYLSIDLYHPRRGLSFADEFLTIFGGVFLNLLLVLSLLFFFRGDLGSERFSRYFVLAFAVTNIFSTSFLHFITRQLLRYLRRKGYNLRRVLVIGVRETAARFADSVFRHQIYGYQIIGYVSSKNIKPIRKEMKVLGKAEKIEKVLLEVKPDLVVYALNNDEGEFLHDVLDACDTEGIDLKVIPGFQEFIKAKGRVDEMDGLPVISIRNIPIRLGYNRFIKRSFDILFSLTFIVLFSPFYLLLAVLIKLTSKGPVFYFQDRVGLDNKSFKMIKFRSMIVQERGQSETTWTVQNDPRVTKIGRIMRKTSLDETPQFFNVLLGDMSVVGPRPERPHFVEKFKSDHRHYMRRHAVKAGITGLAQVKGLRGDTSIDERIAADIYYIENWSVWLDIKIILLTPFKGVMDKNAY, from the coding sequence ATGTTGAAAGAAAGAAGCCAAACCTTCAAATTATTATTCGTCTTTTTGGATGTTATTTTCTCGCTCGGGAGCTGCCTTTTCGCATTTGTTCTTCGATTTTATTTTCTAGATCCTACAGGGTCGGATCGCGCGTACGTCGAAACGGAAAGTTATGTTATACTTTCGCTACTTCTTTCTCTGTCGCAAGTCTTGGTCTATCTTTCCATCGATTTATACCATCCTCGCAGGGGCCTTTCGTTCGCGGACGAGTTCCTGACGATCTTCGGCGGAGTGTTTCTGAATCTGCTTTTGGTTCTTTCGCTTCTTTTCTTTTTCAGGGGGGATTTGGGAAGCGAGCGGTTTTCCCGATATTTCGTTTTGGCATTTGCCGTAACGAATATTTTTTCGACTAGCTTTCTACACTTCATTACGAGGCAACTGCTACGATATCTGCGTCGTAAAGGTTATAATCTTAGAAGGGTGCTGGTTATCGGGGTTCGTGAGACGGCGGCAAGATTTGCGGATTCGGTTTTTCGTCATCAGATATACGGATATCAAATTATCGGGTACGTCTCGTCCAAGAATATTAAACCGATTCGTAAGGAAATGAAGGTATTGGGGAAGGCGGAGAAAATAGAAAAAGTCCTTCTTGAAGTTAAGCCCGACTTAGTCGTTTACGCTTTGAATAACGACGAGGGAGAGTTTTTGCACGACGTTCTGGATGCCTGCGATACTGAAGGTATCGATTTAAAAGTAATTCCCGGGTTTCAAGAATTCATAAAAGCGAAAGGTAGAGTCGACGAGATGGACGGTTTGCCGGTTATCTCGATTCGTAATATTCCGATTCGATTGGGTTATAATAGATTTATTAAGCGAAGCTTCGATATCCTTTTCTCCTTGACGTTTATCGTTTTATTTTCTCCGTTTTACCTTTTGTTGGCAGTCCTAATCAAACTGACTTCGAAGGGTCCCGTGTTTTATTTCCAAGATAGAGTGGGTTTGGACAATAAGAGCTTCAAAATGATTAAGTTTCGAAGTATGATCGTTCAGGAAAGGGGGCAGTCGGAAACTACTTGGACCGTTCAGAACGATCCGAGAGTCACGAAAATCGGCCGAATTATGAGAAAGACCTCCCTTGACGAAACCCCTCAGTTTTTTAACGTGCTCTTAGGGGATATGTCCGTCGTCGGGCCTCGCCCGGAAAGACCTCATTTCGTGGAGAAATTCAAAAGCGATCATCGGCATTATATGCGCAGGCACGCCGTAAAAGCAGGAATTACCGGATTGGCACAGGTGAAAGGCCTAAGGGGCGATACTTCGATAGACGAAAGAATCGCAGCCGATATCTACTACATAGAAAATTGGTCCGTATGGTTGGACATAAAGATCATTCTACTTACTCCGTTCAAAGGGGTAATGGACAAAAACGCCTACTAA
- the gatC gene encoding Asp-tRNA(Asn)/Glu-tRNA(Gln) amidotransferase subunit GatC, which translates to MNLNEESLKKIADLARLKIRSEEVAPFLQDFNKILNYVDTIKELDVSSVTEDELYPNFGNSVRKDKVEEGLTRQEIESFAPSFQNGYFVVPQVIET; encoded by the coding sequence GTGAATTTGAACGAAGAATCCTTAAAAAAAATCGCCGACTTGGCTAGACTGAAAATACGTTCTGAAGAAGTCGCACCGTTTCTCCAAGATTTTAATAAAATACTCAATTATGTAGATACGATAAAAGAACTCGATGTGAGTTCCGTCACTGAGGACGAATTGTATCCGAACTTCGGGAATTCGGTTCGCAAGGATAAGGTCGAGGAAGGATTGACTCGACAAGAAATCGAGTCGTTCGCACCGAGCTTTCAAAACGGATATTTTGTCGTTCCTCAGGTGATTGAAACATGA
- the gatA gene encoding Asp-tRNA(Asn)/Glu-tRNA(Gln) amidotransferase subunit GatA: MNSLWKLTYSEIKKGLNSGEFTSSELAKSLLERIESTDSKIKAFLSLEKEFILSAAAESTERRKNGKALSEFDGIPIGIKDNICVKDMLTTCASRILENYRSPFNATAVDRLLQKGFVLFPRTNMDEFAMGSSTENSAFQVTTNPFDTTRIPGGSSGGSAAAVAASMVPVSLGSDTGGSIRQPASLCGIYGLKPTYGTVSRYGLVAYASSLDQIGPLSKDIQGVIDVYSVISGEDVKDSSSRKIPSFDSSIVKSLNLSGLKIGTMKMTSEIDAEVAKAYEDVLGQLKSKGAELIELDFSKLASAIPIYYIIATAECSSNLSRFDGIRFGARKDPSGKLEDLYIASRSEGFGKEVKRRILLGTFSLSAGYYDAYYGRAQKARVLIRKEYEYYFSKVDLVLQPTSPTTAFKVGEKTSDPIQMYKADILTTSVNLAGVPALSLPIGTDTKGLPIGLQVTAPALGEDKIFGFVQSLASWENLKISLPEEIR; encoded by the coding sequence ATGAATTCTCTTTGGAAATTAACGTATAGCGAAATAAAGAAAGGTTTAAATTCGGGCGAATTTACTTCCTCCGAACTTGCGAAGTCGCTATTAGAAAGAATCGAATCTACTGACTCGAAAATAAAAGCCTTCTTATCGCTTGAAAAGGAATTTATTTTGAGCGCTGCTGCAGAGAGCACGGAGCGAAGGAAAAACGGAAAGGCTTTATCCGAGTTCGACGGGATTCCGATCGGGATAAAGGATAATATATGCGTTAAGGATATGTTAACTACCTGTGCTTCTCGGATTTTGGAAAATTATCGTTCCCCGTTCAACGCTACTGCGGTCGATCGTCTTTTGCAAAAAGGATTTGTTCTTTTTCCTAGAACTAATATGGACGAATTTGCGATGGGCTCTTCCACCGAAAACTCCGCCTTTCAGGTGACTACAAACCCGTTCGATACGACTAGAATTCCCGGCGGATCATCCGGCGGTTCTGCAGCTGCGGTTGCGGCTTCGATGGTACCTGTCTCGTTGGGTTCCGATACTGGAGGTTCCATTCGTCAACCGGCTTCTTTGTGCGGAATCTACGGATTGAAACCTACTTATGGCACCGTCTCTCGCTACGGGCTTGTCGCTTATGCTTCCAGCCTAGATCAGATCGGCCCTCTTTCTAAAGATATCCAAGGAGTCATAGACGTCTATTCGGTCATTTCCGGAGAGGACGTTAAAGATTCAAGTTCCAGAAAGATTCCCAGCTTCGATTCTTCTATCGTAAAATCCTTGAATTTGTCCGGCTTGAAAATCGGAACGATGAAAATGACCTCGGAAATCGACGCGGAAGTCGCGAAGGCATATGAAGACGTTTTGGGACAATTGAAATCCAAGGGTGCGGAGCTGATCGAATTAGATTTTTCTAAATTAGCGTCGGCTATTCCCATCTATTACATCATTGCGACCGCCGAATGTTCCTCTAATCTATCTCGCTTTGACGGGATTAGGTTCGGAGCAAGGAAAGACCCCAGCGGAAAGTTGGAGGATTTATATATCGCCAGTAGAAGCGAAGGTTTCGGTAAAGAAGTGAAGAGAAGGATTCTGCTCGGAACGTTTTCGCTTTCGGCCGGTTATTATGATGCCTATTACGGACGGGCTCAAAAAGCGAGGGTTTTGATTCGAAAAGAATACGAATATTATTTTTCGAAAGTGGATTTGGTTCTCCAGCCGACCTCTCCGACTACCGCGTTTAAAGTCGGTGAAAAAACTTCCGACCCGATACAAATGTACAAAGCCGATATCTTAACAACCTCCGTTAATTTGGCCGGAGTTCCTGCCTTATCCTTACCTATCGGAACGGATACGAAAGGATTACCGATCGGACTCCAGGTGACGGCTCCCGCCTTAGGCGAAGACAAAATTTTCGGATTTGTGCAAAGCCTTGCTAGTTGGGAGAATCTGAAAATTTCTCTTCCGGAAGAGATTAGATGA
- the hisF gene encoding imidazole glycerol phosphate synthase subunit HisF: MSELTARIIPCLDIKDGRVVKGVNFVNLVDAGDPVESAVAYEANLADELCFLDITASSDKRDILIHLVEAVAERIFIPFTVGGGIRTLEDVKAVLEKGADKVSINTAAFQHPELLTESAEIYGSQCIVCAVDVKFHKERNRHEIFLHGGRTETGREALDWGREAQERGAGEILLTSMDRDGTKKGFDINLLKLFSSNLEIPIIASGGAGNPEHMVEAILRGKADAVLAASIFHFGEYTIRETKENMREMGIKVRL; the protein is encoded by the coding sequence ATGAGTGAATTAACCGCCAGAATCATTCCTTGCCTGGATATTAAAGACGGCCGTGTCGTAAAAGGAGTGAACTTCGTAAATCTAGTCGATGCCGGTGACCCGGTTGAATCGGCGGTAGCATACGAAGCCAATCTGGCGGACGAACTTTGTTTTTTAGATATTACCGCCTCAAGCGATAAACGAGACATCTTGATCCATTTAGTAGAAGCGGTCGCGGAAAGAATTTTTATCCCTTTCACTGTCGGCGGGGGGATACGAACTTTAGAGGACGTAAAAGCCGTTCTCGAAAAGGGAGCCGATAAGGTTTCGATTAATACGGCCGCATTCCAACATCCGGAATTGTTGACTGAATCTGCGGAGATTTATGGATCGCAATGTATCGTATGTGCGGTCGACGTTAAGTTTCATAAAGAAAGAAATCGGCACGAGATATTTCTCCACGGCGGCAGAACCGAGACCGGAAGGGAGGCTCTAGACTGGGGCCGTGAAGCGCAGGAAAGAGGCGCGGGAGAAATTTTATTAACATCGATGGATCGCGACGGAACGAAAAAAGGCTTTGATATCAATTTATTAAAACTGTTCTCTTCCAATCTTGAGATTCCCATTATAGCCAGCGGCGGCGCCGGAAATCCGGAGCACATGGTGGAAGCGATTCTTCGAGGAAAAGCGGACGCAGTTCTGGCAGCTTCTATCTTTCATTTCGGCGAATATACGATTCGAGAGACCAAAGAGAATATGCGAGAAATGGGCATTAAAGTTAGGCTTTAA
- a CDS encoding esterase/lipase family protein, with translation MFGSVVKNLPALLLIFFSFSFCHINDLKARLSPHTHKSDQDKLLNYILFEYYTETNHALYRYINIFSPVAATKSQINADFFGDPSIGQVAGKTKLIFIHGWDFTERNTDPPTDKYKKVSNLLGTWNQALEFVDNNISSVYTNYEIYVFTYRTSDYISNNGRRLIDTLNANFSSSDKVIILAHSMGGLVSRAALYHPNNTKNVIHNIVSLGTPYYGSPFSSPQYQSNDLSAISSVVGFVTGTPGGKDLGYTNGGTLGSNLLPGEYISNSYNAYLESLLGQTSKDSKVSVYYGDLAGSCSGHDIIYASGCTILNSTTPQFPNTDGIVTAYSGQMYHNPVAGRFSQSGFDHSQMSFRNPANPSNTAAAQAFFTTVITYINGL, from the coding sequence ATGTTCGGGTCCGTCGTTAAGAACCTTCCTGCACTACTCTTAATTTTTTTCTCCTTTAGCTTTTGCCACATTAACGACCTCAAGGCCCGCTTGAGCCCTCATACTCATAAATCCGATCAGGATAAATTATTAAATTACATTCTATTCGAATATTATACGGAAACGAATCACGCTCTCTATCGTTACATTAATATCTTTAGTCCTGTCGCCGCCACGAAGTCGCAAATCAACGCTGATTTCTTCGGAGATCCTTCGATAGGACAAGTCGCCGGTAAGACTAAATTGATTTTCATACACGGATGGGATTTTACCGAAAGAAATACGGATCCTCCGACGGACAAATACAAGAAGGTCAGCAATTTGCTCGGGACTTGGAATCAGGCGCTGGAGTTCGTCGATAATAATATCTCTAGCGTTTATACGAACTACGAAATATACGTATTCACGTACAGAACTTCCGATTACATCTCCAATAACGGACGTCGTTTAATCGATACGTTAAACGCAAATTTTTCCTCGTCCGATAAGGTGATTATTTTGGCGCATTCGATGGGCGGTCTTGTTTCTCGCGCGGCATTGTACCATCCAAATAATACAAAAAACGTTATCCATAATATCGTTAGCCTGGGAACGCCATATTACGGTTCCCCGTTCTCTTCGCCTCAGTATCAAAGTAACGATCTATCCGCAATCAGTAGCGTCGTAGGATTCGTGACCGGGACGCCCGGCGGAAAGGACCTGGGCTACACGAATGGAGGAACTTTAGGATCAAATCTTTTGCCGGGAGAATATATTTCCAATTCCTATAACGCATATCTGGAAAGTCTTCTCGGTCAAACATCGAAGGATTCCAAAGTATCGGTGTATTACGGTGATTTAGCGGGAAGCTGCTCCGGTCACGATATTATCTATGCGAGTGGATGCACGATCCTGAATTCGACTACGCCGCAATTTCCGAATACGGACGGTATAGTAACGGCCTATTCCGGGCAAATGTACCATAACCCGGTTGCAGGAAGATTCTCTCAATCCGGATTCGATCATTCCCAAATGTCTTTTCGAAATCCCGCCAATCCGTCCAATACTGCCGCCGCACAGGCGTTCTTTACCACCGTAATTACCTATATTAACGGACTTTGA
- the rlmB gene encoding 23S rRNA (guanosine(2251)-2'-O)-methyltransferase RlmB, whose translation MSKSDYIYGKRNISENLARHLETGTDLSFREVWVKTNPNHELREILEQLPSNVKINEVSLSRLDQLAPGVNHQGIIAEKVLLHTGDKKSFEEHLETCKGPILILDRIQDPGNLGNILRTVECFGVETVLIPERDSSGITPAVEKTASGALAYLNVYRVGNLAQLIDKLKKRNFWVVATADQGVDDWSKVPAWEELVIVMGNEGDGVKRILLDKSDFVLRIPLHGHISSLNVTVATGITLDRLKNRP comes from the coding sequence ATGAGCAAATCGGACTATATATATGGAAAACGTAATATTTCCGAAAACCTGGCGCGGCATCTTGAAACCGGAACCGACCTGTCCTTTCGGGAAGTCTGGGTCAAAACGAATCCGAATCACGAATTGAGAGAAATACTAGAACAGCTCCCTTCCAATGTGAAAATAAACGAAGTTTCCCTTAGCAGATTGGATCAATTAGCTCCAGGCGTGAATCACCAGGGCATTATTGCGGAAAAAGTTCTTCTTCACACCGGTGATAAAAAATCTTTCGAAGAGCATTTAGAAACTTGTAAAGGACCGATTCTCATTCTGGATCGAATCCAAGATCCGGGTAATCTAGGAAATATTCTTAGAACGGTGGAATGCTTCGGAGTGGAAACGGTTTTGATTCCCGAAAGAGATTCTTCCGGAATCACTCCGGCGGTCGAAAAGACCGCTTCCGGAGCGCTCGCATATTTGAACGTATATCGCGTCGGAAATCTCGCGCAGCTGATAGACAAGCTTAAGAAAAGAAATTTCTGGGTAGTAGCGACCGCCGATCAAGGAGTGGACGATTGGTCTAAGGTACCTGCTTGGGAAGAGCTGGTCATTGTGATGGGGAACGAAGGTGACGGAGTCAAAAGAATTCTATTGGATAAATCCGATTTTGTCCTTCGAATTCCGCTTCACGGGCATATCTCTTCCTTAAACGTAACTGTCGCGACTGGAATTACGTTGGATCGACTTAAAAACAGACCGTAG
- the cysS gene encoding cysteine--tRNA ligase, translating to MREVRFHNSLTGNKVLFSPEDTNRVKIYSCGPTVYNFAHIGNLRAFLFVDLLRRSLKALGYTPDMTMNITDIDDKIIRESIQRKESILEFTRPWTEAFFQDLETIGIERLEHYPKATDSVPEMVEIVHKLKERGLVYEKEGSLYYPISKFQSYGKLSHIDVTGMKTGTRYDTDEYEKDDVRDFVLWKSPKLEGETSWETDIGTGRPGWHLECSAMIRKIYGSGIDIHTGGVDLTFPHHENEIAQSEGAYPNEVFVKYWLHSEHLLVDGEKMSKSKGNFYTLRDLISEGAEPKAIRFLLLTAHYRSKLNFTFERLEEARQSVLKLQTCVNRLLEAKQISQDEASGEHPFPYPKLWEDMLDSLADDLNISKFMASVYEAVKSVNQRIDKPGWGRLEIEEAIRFFKQVDRILGVLNFDPKSETLDSDIDELVKQRQEARKNKDFALSDKIRDQLLDIGIIIEDTKEGLRWRRK from the coding sequence ATGAGAGAAGTCCGTTTTCATAATTCGCTCACTGGGAATAAGGTCCTGTTTTCGCCCGAGGACACGAATCGTGTCAAAATTTACTCTTGCGGTCCGACCGTTTATAATTTCGCCCATATTGGAAATTTACGAGCATTTTTGTTCGTAGATCTACTCCGTCGTTCTCTAAAAGCGCTAGGCTATACTCCGGATATGACGATGAACATAACGGATATCGACGATAAAATCATTCGGGAATCCATCCAAAGAAAGGAAAGCATTCTAGAATTCACTCGCCCTTGGACGGAGGCGTTTTTCCAGGATTTAGAAACAATCGGCATTGAAAGGTTAGAGCATTATCCCAAGGCGACGGACTCGGTTCCCGAAATGGTGGAAATCGTTCACAAACTAAAAGAACGAGGCTTAGTTTACGAGAAGGAAGGGAGCCTTTATTATCCGATTTCAAAATTCCAATCTTACGGAAAGTTATCCCATATCGATGTGACCGGAATGAAAACGGGAACACGTTACGACACCGACGAATATGAAAAGGACGACGTTAGAGATTTTGTTCTCTGGAAATCCCCGAAATTAGAAGGGGAAACCTCTTGGGAGACTGACATTGGCACGGGACGTCCCGGCTGGCATCTAGAATGCTCTGCGATGATTCGAAAAATCTACGGATCCGGAATCGATATCCATACAGGCGGAGTAGACCTGACTTTTCCTCATCATGAAAACGAAATCGCTCAGAGCGAAGGCGCTTATCCTAATGAAGTTTTCGTAAAGTACTGGCTTCATTCCGAACACCTTCTTGTGGACGGGGAAAAAATGTCCAAGTCCAAAGGAAACTTTTACACTCTTCGAGATTTAATTTCGGAAGGAGCCGAACCGAAGGCAATACGATTCCTACTTTTGACGGCCCATTATAGATCCAAATTGAATTTCACATTCGAGCGATTGGAAGAAGCCAGGCAATCCGTACTAAAACTACAAACATGCGTTAATAGGCTTTTGGAAGCGAAACAAATCTCGCAAGATGAAGCGTCGGGCGAACATCCCTTCCCCTACCCTAAACTCTGGGAAGACATGCTAGACTCGTTAGCCGACGATCTAAATATCTCCAAATTTATGGCTTCCGTATATGAAGCCGTAAAAAGCGTTAACCAACGCATAGATAAGCCCGGCTGGGGAAGACTAGAGATAGAGGAAGCCATTCGATTTTTCAAGCAGGTCGATCGAATTTTAGGAGTCCTAAACTTCGATCCTAAATCGGAAACTTTGGATTCCGATATCGACGAGTTAGTGAAACAGAGGCAGGAAGCGCGTAAAAATAAGGACTTTGCGCTTTCCGATAAAATTCGAGATCAACTGCTTGATATAGGAATCATAATCGAGGATACTAAAGAAGGCCTTCGCTGGAGAAGAAAATGA